The window CATGGGGTAGCCGTAGCGGGCAACTGACCGGTCAATCCCCCCCGTTGGGCGGCTCGATCCCGTTCCATCTGAATTTGATCCACCAGTGGCTCCGGTAATTGGGCAGAGGCTTGTAGGGCTTGATCAAACAAAGGTACCGCCTCCCGATCCGCCCCTTGCGAGACCAAAATTTGGGCCTTCAAATAGTACAGCTCCGGGTTGTCACAGGAGGTGGCAATCGCCCGATCCACCGCCTCAAGGGCCTCTGCGTAGCGCTGCATATCCCGGTAGGCCAAGGCTTGTCCACGGTAAGATAGATACTCAGGAGCCGCCAACTGGAATTGGTTGAGAGCCTTTTCCCGGTAGGTGAGCAGCAGATCCATATAGCCATTCAAAAGGTTCAGTTCCGGATCGCTGCCATCCACCGCCTGCGCCGCTCGAATGGAAGCAAACAGTTGATTCAGGGTAGGCAGAGCCTTGGGTAGGCCAATCACCACGCCATCCCGCACTACCGTATTGGCTGCCTCTAACCCATAGCCCACGCCCTCATAGAGATTGCCACGCAAGGGATCCGTTTTCTTTAACTCTGCTGCCACCTGCCGAGTTTGGGTGGCCAACTGGGCAAACTCCTGCATATCCCCTTCTTGGTAGGCCAGTGCTGCCAACAGGGCATAAACCATCGGCTCTTCCGGTGAGGCTTTTTTTGCAGTCTCCAGTTTTTCTCGGCTTTGGCTATAGCGACCCGCGCAAAAGAACTCTTCAAAGGCTGCCGCCACCTCTGGGCTGATCTGCCGCGCATTCGGCCCACTACGAAAGGGATCCTGCGCCCAAACGGGCTGTGCGGATCCCCAAAGCAAAAAAGCTGCCCCTAGCAGCCTACCCAGCCTGCCTGTCATATCCATGTTCATCCCCAATGCCTCAACCCAAACCACACACAACCTACACGACCAACGGGCTATTCCCCAAAAACACTCTTCAACGGAGCATTTGTGCGATCGAACCAATCGCTGCATCTTGAACCAATTCATTAGGCTCTTGGGCCAGCAGATGATGCAACGGATCAAGGGCACGGGGATCCCCGATTTGCCCCAGAGCACGGGCTGCTGCTTCCCGCACCACGGCCTCACTATCCGAAAGCTTGGTTACTAAAGCTGGCACAGCCTCCACTGAGCGCATTTGACCCAGTTGATAGATGGTTTGCAGTTGAGCCTCCAGAGGGGTAGCTGCCGCTGTGGGAGCAGCGCCATACAAGGGCATGCCGGAACTGCCGTAGTAGTACCCACTGCCACTGTGAGCCATCGAGAGAGCCG of the Thermostichus vulcanus str. 'Rupite' genome contains:
- a CDS encoding Sll0314/Alr1548 family TPR repeat-containing protein, with translation MTGRLGRLLGAAFLLWGSAQPVWAQDPFRSGPNARQISPEVAAAFEEFFCAGRYSQSREKLETAKKASPEEPMVYALLAALAYQEGDMQEFAQLATQTRQVAAELKKTDPLRGNLYEGVGYGLEAANTVVRDGVVIGLPKALPTLNQLFASIRAAQAVDGSDPELNLLNGYMDLLLTYREKALNQFQLAAPEYLSYRGQALAYRDMQRYAEALEAVDRAIATSCDNPELYYLKAQILVSQGADREAVPLFDQALQASAQLPEPLVDQIQMERDRAAQRGGLTGQLPATATP